TCTCGACATCGATGCGTCCTGCATCATGGTGCTGAAGAACTGCGGGCCGAAGGGCTATCCGGGCATGGCCGAGGTCGGTAACATGCCGCTGCCTGCGAAAGTGCTGCGTCAGGGCGTGCGCGACATGATCCGCATCTCCGATGCGCGCATGTCCGGCACGGCCTACGGCACGGTGGTGCTGCATGTCGCGCCGGAGGCTACCGTCGGCGGACCGCTGGCGCTGGTGAAGAACGGCGACATGATCACGCTCGACGTCGCCGCGCGCCGGCTGCATCTGCATGTCAGCGACGAGGAACTGGCCGCACGCCGCGCCGCCTGGACGCCGCCGAAGCCGCATGCGGCCCGCGGCTATCAGAAGCTCTACATCGATCACGTGCTGCAGGCCGATCGCGGCGTCGATTTCGATTTCCTCGTCGGCCGCACCGGCTCGCCCGTGCCGCGCGACAATCACTGAGAGGTACCCATGACCGCTTCCGCCAGAAAGCTCTACAAGGGAGTCTTCCCGGTGGCGCCGACCGTGTTCGACGCCGACGGTCGTCTCGACCTCGAAGGCCAGAAGCGCGCGATCGACTTCATGATCGATGCGGGCTCGCACGGCATATGCATCCTCGCCAATTTTTCCGAGCAGTTCGTGCTGACCGATGACGAGCGCGATCTGGTGATGACCACGGTGCTGGAGCATGTTGCCGGCCGCGTGCCGATCATCGTCACCACGACGCATTTCTCGACCTTTGTCTGCGCCGAGCGTTCGCGCCGGGCGCAGGAGAAGGGCGCTGCCATGGTCATGGTGATGCCGCCCTATCACGGCGCGACCTTCCGCGTGCCGGACACCTCCATCTATGAATTCTATCGCGGCGTCTCCGACGCGATCTCGATCCCGATCATGGTGCAGGACGCGCCGGTCGCCGGCACGCCGCTATCGGTGCCGTTCTTGGCGCGCATGGCCAAGGAGATCGAGAATCTCGCTTATTTCAAGATCGAAGTGCCGCGTGCGGCCGACAAGTTGCGCGCGCTGATCGAGGCAGGCGGCGCGGCGATCGAAGGTCCGTGGGACGGCGAGGAGGCAATCACCCTGATGGCCGATCTCGACGCGGGCGCCACCGGCGCGATGACCGGCGGCGGCTATCCCGATGGCATTCGCAAGATCATCGATCCGTATTTCGCGGGCGACCGCGAGGCCGCGGCTGCGGCCTATGAGCGTTGGCTGCCGCTGATCAACTACGAGAACCGACAGTGCGGGCTTGCCACCTGCAAGATCCTGATGAAGGCGGGCGGCGTGATCCGCCACGACACGCTGCGAGCGCCGCAGCCGCCAATTCATCCGGCGACCCAGAAGGGACTGATCGAGATCGCGCGCCGGCTCGACCCAGTCGTGCTGCGTTGGGGACGCTAGAGATGAGCGAGCTTCGTGTCGCCATCGTCGGCTTCGGCAAGATCGCCAGGGATCAGCACGTGCCGGCGATCGCCGCCACCGAGGGCGTGACCCTGACGGCGGTGGCGAGCCGCAACGCCTCTCTGCCAGGCCTGCCGCATTTCGGCACCATCGAGGAGCTGCTGCGCGACGGGCCGGAGATCGACGCCGTCTCGCTATGCACGCCGCCGCAGGTGCGCCGCGCGCAGGCGCAGGCTGCGCTCGAGGCCGGCAAGCATGTGATGCTGGAAAAGCCGCCGGGTGCGGCGGTCAGCGAGCTCGATCCATTGATCGCGCTCGCGGCTGCCAAGCAGCGCACGCTGTTCGCGACCTGGCATTCGCGCTATGCGCCGGCCGTCGAGCCGGCGCGCGCGTGGCTGTCGTCGCGTCAGATCCGCAGCGTGCGGATCGACTGGAAGGAGGACGTGCGCGTCTGGCATCCGGGGCAGGGCTGGATCTGGGAGCCGGGCGGGCTCGGCGTGTTCGATCCGGGGATCAACGCGCTGTCGATCCTGACCCGCATCCTGCCCGAGCCGGTGTTCCTGACCGAGGCCGAACTGTCGTTTCCGTCCAACCGCCAGGCGCCGATCGCGGCCAACCTGTCACTGTCGACAGCCAGCGACCTGCCGATCGCGGCCGAGTTCGACTTCCGCCAGACCGGGCCGCAGAGCTGGGACATCCGGATCGAGACCGACGCTGGGCAGTTGAAGCTGTCGCTCGGCGGCGCGCGGATGACCGCGGACGATCAGCCGATGGTCGACGAGAAGGAACGCGAATATCCCGGCCTCTATCGTCGCTTCGTCGAACTGACGAAGACCGGCGCTGGTGACGTCGATCTCGCGCCGCTGCGGCTGGTGGCCGATGCGTTCCTGCTCGGCCGCCGGCAATTCGTCGAGCCGTTCGAGGACTAGAGCGATGGCAGAAGCGCGGATCACCAGGGATGTGTTTGGCAGCCTGCCGGACGGCCGCGAGGTCGAGCGCGTCACCTTGCGTGGGGCTCACGGCTTCGAGGCGCGCATCATCACCTACGGCGCGGCGCTGCAGACGCTGCTGGTGCCGGATGCGCAGGGGCTTGTCGATGACGTGGTGCTCGGTCATGACGACTTGCTGAGCTACGTCAAGCTCCGAAAGTTCTTCGGTGCGACGGTCGGGCGTTACGCCAACCGCATCGCCAAGGCGCGCTTTTCGCTCGACGGTCAGGATCTGCGCCTCGACGCCAACAATGGTGCACATGCATTGCACGGCGGCCCCGACGGCTTCGACCGCAAGCTCTGGCAGATCGTCGCGACCGAAGACGGCGCCCAGCCCTCGGTCACGATGCTCTATGTCAGTCCCGACGGCGAGGCCAATTATCCGGGGCGGCTCGACGTTCGTGTCACCTATCAGTTGACCGGGCCGATGGAGTTGGCTGTCAGCTTCAGCGCCCGGACCACCCGGACGACGGTGGTCAACCTGACCAACCACAGCTTCTTCAATCTCGATGGCCTGGCCGCCGGCAGCGACATCCTTGATCATCGTCTGACCGTCGAAGCCGACCATTATCTCGCGATCGACGAGACCGCGATCCCGCTGGAAGGGCCGCCGCACGCCGTCGCCGGCACGCCGTTCGATTTCCGCGAGCCGCATGCGGTCGGTGCCCGCATCCGCGCTGACGACCCGCAGATCAAATGCGGTCGCGGCTACGATCATAATTTCTGCGTTCGACAGCAGGCGGGGGTGCGCTTGGCCGCCCGGCTGGCGTCCCCGCGCTCGGGGCGCGTCATGGAGTTGCTGACCGATCAGCCCGGCCTGCAGGTCTATTCCGGCAACTATCTTGACGGGACCGTGACCGGCAAGGGGCGTGTCTATCGTCAATCCGACGCGCTCTGCCTGGAGCCGCAGGTCTGGCCGGACAGTCCGAACCGTCCGGATTTTCCCAGCGCGCGTCTTGCGCCCGATGACGTCTACAAGCACGAGACGGTGTATCGCTTCTCGACCGCGGGAGCGTCCGCATGATGGAGCAGGTGCCGACCACGATCCTTTGCGACGAGCGCTGCCATCTCGGCGAGGGGCCGACCTACGATCCCCACACCGACACCGCCTGGTGGTTCGACATTCGTGAAGGCCTGCTGTTCGAGGCCAAGATCGGCAGCGGCGAACTCCGCCGCCATGGCCTCGGCAGGATGGCGAGCGCGCTCGGCCGTATCGATGCCAACAGGCAGTTGATTGTGGCCGAGGACGGGCTCTACATCCGCAGCATCGCCGACGGTGCGCTATCCCTGTATCTGCCGCTCGAAGCCGACAATCGGGCGACGCGGTCGAACGACTCCCGGGTTCATCCCTCCGGGACGTTCTGGATCGGCACCATGGGCCGCAACGCCGAGTGCGGCCTGGGCTCGATCTACGCGCTGCATCGCGGCGAGATCATCCGCCTGTTCCCCAACGTCACCATTCCCAACGCGATCTGCTTCTCGCCGGATGGCGCGATCGGCTATTTCGCCGACACCGACGAGAACGTCCTCTATCGTGTCGCGCTCGACCCGGAGACGGGCCTGCCGCGCGGTGAGCCGGAGGTGCTGCTGTGCCATGCAGGCGTCGGTGGGCTGGATGGCGCGGTCGTCGATGCCGAGGGGCGCATCTGGAACGCACGCTGGGGCGGCGGTTGCGTCGATGTCTACAGCCCGCAGGGCGAGCATCTCCGCAGCATCGCGGTTCCGGCCAGCCAGGCGAGCTGCCCGGCCTTCGTCGGTCCCGGTCTGTCGCGCCTGCTGGTCACGTCGGCCTGGCAGGACATGGACGCGGCGGCCAAGGCGGCCGACCCTGGCCATGGCCAGACTTTCCTTCTCGAGGTCGGCGCTCACGGTCGCGCCGAGCCTGACGTCAAGCTGTCGATCTGAGAGGAGGAACAATCGAGTCGAGCGTCGTTCAGCCTAACAGCCATCTGGTATCAAGATACGCAATCGCGTATTCCTAGTTCAAATCTGAAAATCTTAGAGGGAGTGAAGCATGCTGAATTTCAAGACCATCATGGCCGCCGCGCTGGCCGGCCTCGGCGTCGTGGCCCTGTCCGGCGCTGCAATGGCCCAGAGCAAGCCGACGATCGGCATCGCGATGCCGACCAAGTCGTCGGCGCGCTGGATCGACGACGGCAACAACATGGTCAAGGTGCTGAAGGAGCGCGGCTACAACACCGACCTGCAATATGCCGAGGACGACATCCCGAACCAGCTCTCGCAGGTCGAGAACATGGTCACCAAGGGCGCCAAGGTGCTGGTCATCGCGGCGATCGACGGCACCACGCTGTCCGACGCGCTGAAGCAGGCCAAGGAGAAGGGCGTCACCGTGATCGCCTATGACCGCCTGATCCGCGACACGCCGAATGTCGACTACTACGCGACCTTCGACAATTTCCAGGTCGGCGTGCTGCAGGCGCAGTCGATCGTCGACAAGCTCGGCCTGAAGGACGGCAAGGGCCCGTTCAACATCGAGCTGTTCGGCGGCTCTCCGGACGACAACAACGCCTACTTCTTCTACAACGGCGCGATGTCGGTGCTGCAGCCCTATCTCGACTCCGGCAAGCTCGTGGTGGCGTCCGGTCAGAAGGGCATGGACAAGGTCGCGACCCTGCGCTGGGACGGCGCCACCGCCCAGGCCCGCATGGACAACCTGCTCAGCGCCTATTACGGCAACAAGCGTGTCGACGCGGTGCTGTCGCCCTATGACGGCCTCTCGATCGGCATCATCTCCTCCTTGAAGGGCGTCGGCTATGGCAGCGGCAACCAGCCGATGCCGGTCATCTCCGGCCAGGACGCCGAAGTGCCGTCCGTCAAGGCGATCCTGCGCGGCGATCAGTACTCGACCATCTTCAAGGACACCCGCGACCTCGCCAAGGTGACCGCCGACATGGTCGATGCTGCGCTGAGCGGCAAGCAGGTGCAGGTCAACGACACCAAGACCTACAACAACGGCGTCAAGGTCGTCCCGGCCTATCTGCTCAAGCCGGTCGTCGTCGACAAGAGCAACTGGGAGAAGGTTCTGATCGGCAGCGGCTATTACAAGAAGTCGCAGGTCGAGTGATCTCAACCGGCCGGCGAGCGCGGCCATGCGCTCGCCGGCTACTCTCGTTTAGGGCGGCTCAAGTGTTGCGGGAAACAGGGCGATGACGGCAATCCTCGAGATGCGCGGCGTCAGCAAGAGCTTCGTGGGCGTGCAGGCGCTCCGCGACGTCAGCTTCACGGTCGAGGCGGGCGAGATCCACGCCCTGGTCGGCGAGAATGGCGCCGGCAAGTCGACCTTGATGAAGGTGCTGAGCGGCGTTTATCCCTATGGCCGCTATGAGGGCCAGATCATCTTCGAGGGCGAGGAGCGGCGCTTCCGCGACATCAACGATTCCGAGGCGCTCGGCATCATCATCATCCACCAGGAGCTCGCGCTGATCCCGCTGATGTCGATCGCCGAGAACATCTTCCTGTCGCATGCGCCGCAGCGCTTCGGCGTCATCGATCGCGACGAGGTCTACCGGCGCACCCAGCAACTGCTGGCCCAGGTCGGCCTGAAGGAATCGCCGGATACGCTGATCACCGATCTCGGCGTCGGCAAGCAGCAATTGGTCGAGATCGCCAAGGCGCTGTCCAAGCGCGTCAAGCTCTTGATCCTCGACGAGCCGACCGCGAGCCTGAACGAGGCCGACAGCCAGGCGCTGCTCGACCGCCTCGTCACCTTCCGCGAGCAGGGCATCTCCTCGATCCTGATCACGCACAAGCTGAACGAGGTCGCCCGCGTCGCCGATCGCATCACGGTGCTGCGCGACGGCCGCAGCGTCGACAGCATCGACTGTCGCGCCGAGCCGGTCCTGGAGGACCGCATCATCAAGAGCATGGTCAATCGCGACATGGCGCACCGCTTCCCCGAGCGGCAGCCCAAGATCGGCGAGCCCGTGTTCACGGTCGAGAACTGGTCGGTCTACCACCCGCAGCATTCCGACCGCCAAGTGATCAAGAACGTCAACTTCCAGGTGCGCCGCGGCGAGATCGTCGGCATCGCCGGCCTGATGGGCGCGGGGCGCACCGAATTCGCCATGAGCCTGTTCGGCCGCTCCTGGGGCGTCAACATCACGGGCCGCGCCCGCCTCGAAGGCCATGACGTCAATCTCAACAGCGTACCGGCGGCCATCGATGCTGGCCTCGCCTATGTCACCGAGGACCGCAAGCAGCTCGGCCTGATCCTGGCCGACGACGTGCGCAAGAACATCACCCTGGCGAGCCTATCCCAGGTCGCGCCGAACGGCGTGATCGACGACATCGCCGAGCTCAAGGCGGCGTCCGGCTACCGCGGCCGGATGCGCATCCGCTGCTCCGACGTCTATCAGGAGGCCGGCCAGCTCTCCGGCGGCAACCAGCAGAAGGTCGTGCTGTCGAAATGGCTGATGACCGATCCCAAGGTCTTGATCCTTGACGAGCCGACGCGGGGCATCGACGTTGGCGCAAAGTATGAGATTTACTGTATCATCCAGGAGCTCGCGGATGCCGGCCGGGGTGTTGTCGTGATCTCGTCGGAGATGCCGGAGCTGCTCGGAATCTGCGACCGCATCTGCGTGATGAATGACGGCGCCTTCGTCGGCGAGTTCGCCGGGCCGGAGGCGACGCAGGAAAAGATCATGCGCGCCATCATGCGTAACGAAACCATCAAGAACCAGGAGACGGCCGCGTAAGCGGTCGGGAGGACGCCAGCAATGACCGACAAGACGGTTTCGCTCCCGGAGGAGAAGTCGCATAGCGGCTTCCTGAAGAACAATCTGCGCAGCTACGGCATGCTGCTGTCGCTGTTCGTGATCATGCTGTTCTTCCAGTTCATGACCGACGGCACCCTGCTGCAGCCGCTCAACCTCACCAACCTGGTGCTGCAGAACAGCTATATCGTCATCATGGCGCTGGGCATGCTGCTGGTGATCGTGACCGGGCACATCGATTTGTCGGTCGGCTCGGTCGCGGGCTTCGTCGGCGCGGTCGCCGCCGTGCTGATGGTGCGCTATCACGTCGACTTCCCGCTCGCGATCATCGCCTGCCTGATCGTCGGCGCCGCGATCGGCGCCGCGCAGGGCTATTGGGTGGCCTATTTCGGCATTCCCTCCTTCATCGTCACCTTGGCCGGCATGCTCGTGTTCAAGGGTCTGGCGCTGGCGCTGCTGCAGGGGCAGTCGGTCGGGCCGTTCCCGGGCACGTTCCAGAAGCTGTCGTCCGGCTTCATCCCTGAGTTCATGCCGAGCGCGGCGCACCTTTATCCCACGTCGCTCGCGATCGGCGCGGTGCTGACGCTCATTCTGGTCTATGCCAGCGTCAAGGGCCGCGCGCGCGAAGTGGAGCACGGCATCGAGGTCGAGCCGTTCGGCTTCTTCGCCGCCAAGAACGTCGTGCTGGCCGGCGCATTGATGTATTTTACCTACCTGATCGCCTCGCATCGCGGCCTGCCCAACGTGCTGGTCATCATGACTGCGCTGATCGCGCTGTACGGCTTCATGACGCGCCGCACGGTGATCGGCCGGCAGATCTATGCGGTCGGCGGCAACGCCAAGGCGGCCAAGCTGTCGGGTATCAAGACCGAGCGGCTGGTGTTCATGACCTTCGTCAACATGGGCGTGCTGGCCGCGCTGGCCGGCCTGATCTTCGCCGCCCGGCTCAACACCGCGACGCCGAAGGCCGGCCTCGGCTTCGAGCTCGACGTCATCGCGGCGTGCTTCATCGGCGGCGCCTCGGCCTATGGCGGCGTCGGACGGGTCGGCGGCGCTGTCATCGGCGCCATGATCATGGGCGTGATGAACAACGGCATGTCCATCCTCGGCATCGGCATCGACTATCAGCAGGTCATCAAGGGCCTGGTGCTGCTCGGTGCCGTCTGCATCGACGTCTACAACCAGCGCCGCTGAGCGCTATACGCCGCACATTCTCTGACAGGGCGTCTTAGCCGGGGCTCTTCGGCATCCACCATCGTCATTCCGGCACGCGCCCCGGAATGACGAGGTCGAGTCCGTCGCCGACCTATACCACGTGGAAATTCGACACGCTGTCGTTGGCGAGCTGGGCGACGAGCTGCAGCTCCCAGTCGATATAGGCCTGCATCGCTTCCGCGGCGTTGTCGGTGCCCTCATAGGGACGCTTGTAGACGTCGTCGGCAGGCGAGATCCATGAGGACCGATCGCTCTCCAGCACATGGCCGGCAGCCGTCCAGGCGCGCGTACCGCCGGTGAGCGCGCGGAGCTCACGCGTCGTTGCGGCACGTGCATCCGCAAGCGCAAAGGCCGCCTCGGCGCCGTCGTCACTTGTCAGCACGATCGGACCATCGCCTGGCAGCTTGACGAGATCCGATGAAAAGCGCGACGCCAGCACGAAATGTGCGCCCGGAATGTGTCCGGCCTTGTAGCTCGGACTGCGCGTGAGATCGACGATGGTCCACGCCGCCGCATCGGCCGCGAGTTGCTCGGCGCTGATTGCCGCGTCGCCAAGCTGCGGCAGCGGCGGTCGGCGTGCGGCGCGGATTTCGGTTTCGGTCGTTCCAACGACATCCGGTCCCACGACCGCCACGTCCCAGCCCATCTGCTTCAGCCATGACGCCGTCATGCGCGCGCGCACGCCGTCATCGTCGAACAGCACCAGGCGGGCGCCGCGCACGCCGACCCACTCGTCGGTCGCCTGCACCAGCTGGCCGCCCGGCGCCGACGCGAAGCCAGCCGGATGGCCGGCGGCGTAGTCCTCGGGCGTGCGAACGTCGAGGCAATACAGCGTGCGCGTCCCAGCCTCGGCCTGATAGCGCGCGAAGGTCGCGGCATCGAGCACGCCGACGCCGACGCGCTCGGCCCAGGCCTTGGCATCCGCCAGCGCGGTCGCGTAGCTCGCCTCTGGCCGCTCCAGCATGCGCGCGGTCCTGCCGCGTTCGACCTGATGGCCGGCAAGGGTCCAGCCGATGGTGCCGTTGCGCAACGCATAGATCTTGTTCGGCAGCCCGGCATTGATCAACGACTGCGTGCCGATGATCGAACGCGTGCGTCCGGCGCAGTTGACGATGATCGTGGTGTCGGGCGACGGCGCGAGCTCGCGCGCCCGAAACGCCAGCTCGCCGCCGGGGACGCTGACCCCGCGCGGGATGCTCATGGTGCGATATTCCTCGAAGCGGCGGGCGTCGAGCACGACCAGATTCGACTCGCGCTCGATCAGCGCCTTGGCTTCGTCGGCCGACAGAGACGGCGTGTGCCGGATGGCCTCGACCAATTCGCCGAACGCCTTGCTCGGCACGTTGACGTCCCGGAACACCTCGCCATGGCGCGCATAGCCCGACAGCCCGCCAGCGAGCATCGCGACGTCGGTGTAGCCCAGTGCATGAATGCGCGGCACCGCGCGGGCGGCATAGCCTTCGCCGTCATCATAAACGACGACGGGTACATTCAGACGCGGCACGAGATCGAGGATGCGCAGCTCGATCTGCGACAGTGGCAGCGACACCGCGAAGAACGGGTGCGACAGCGAGTAGGGGCCCTCCTCGCGGACATCGAGCAGCGCCACCTCCTCGCCGGCACGCCAGCGCCGCCGCAGCTCGGTCGGGGTCGTCTGGCGCGGCTGATCGGATGCATTTCGGGGCAGGTGAGAGGGCGTCGGCGATGTCATTCGGGAGTCCGCAGGTGAGGTCCGCCGCGGTCCCCGGCATCGTTCATGCGTCCGTGGAGCAGACCTGCGGCATGGACCCACAATCACGGCGCGCAGCCCGGGCCGGGGCGCATGGAGTGTCGCCCTTGTGTGGCGGCATGACGACCGTTTGTCCAGCCCGCCGCACCCGATTGCGCTCGGCGGCAGCGCCGGTCAGACGTGCGGCCCCAGCATGGCAATGTAGAACAAGTCCTCGCTCGAGAGCTCGGCGGACCGCCTCGGAAGAACGGCCGCGTTTCGTCCCGTCGTCCTCTGCTCCGCCATGCGCTCGGAACGGAAGGTGCCGAGCCAGCCCCCAAACCACGAGACGTAGCGCATGAGATCCTCCGGAGCTGCTGTAGCCACTCGACTATCACGCGGCAGAATTGCGCGGACAAGGTCCGGTCATGCTGTCGCGCGACTTTGGCAAATCATGCTCGCTGCAACGCGTCGTCGGCAAATTCCTTTCCCGCCGCGTCCCGCTCGCACGCATCGGTTTCTCCACCGGATGCGTCAACGTCGCCATTCCGGCCCATCAGGTCGTCATGCCAATGGGTACGGAACGCCATCCAAGAGGCGTGATCCTGAAAGGCGACCTCGGCGAACCACTCGACCGTGACGGCGCCGCTCGGCCAATAGCGTTCCTGGTCATGCCAGCACACCACCGGCCAGCGCGGATTGCGATAGGAGCGGCCGGTCTCGTCATGCAGCGACGGCCGGCCGAGGTGATCGATCAGCCACGCCATCACCTCGGGCAGGAACGTGGCGGCAAACGACACGCCATGGCGGCCGAGCCGCTGCGGCATGCGCATGACGCGCTGATCGATGATGGCGAAGGCCGGCGGCACGGCACCGACGTTGAACTGCCGAATCATCAGCAAGCGGAAGCCGCAGCCGCAGAGCTCGGCGGGAACGGCGTGAATCGCGGTCGGCTGTAGCGGAGCCGTGATGTTCATCCCAGTGCTCCCCGCGCCTGGCCGAGCGTGAGGTCGATGGCGTGCTGCAACG
This region of Bradyrhizobium sp. SZCCHNS1050 genomic DNA includes:
- a CDS encoding dihydrodipicolinate synthase family protein; the encoded protein is MTASARKLYKGVFPVAPTVFDADGRLDLEGQKRAIDFMIDAGSHGICILANFSEQFVLTDDERDLVMTTVLEHVAGRVPIIVTTTHFSTFVCAERSRRAQEKGAAMVMVMPPYHGATFRVPDTSIYEFYRGVSDAISIPIMVQDAPVAGTPLSVPFLARMAKEIENLAYFKIEVPRAADKLRALIEAGGAAIEGPWDGEEAITLMADLDAGATGAMTGGGYPDGIRKIIDPYFAGDREAAAAAYERWLPLINYENRQCGLATCKILMKAGGVIRHDTLRAPQPPIHPATQKGLIEIARRLDPVVLRWGR
- a CDS encoding Gfo/Idh/MocA family oxidoreductase; this translates as MSELRVAIVGFGKIARDQHVPAIAATEGVTLTAVASRNASLPGLPHFGTIEELLRDGPEIDAVSLCTPPQVRRAQAQAALEAGKHVMLEKPPGAAVSELDPLIALAAAKQRTLFATWHSRYAPAVEPARAWLSSRQIRSVRIDWKEDVRVWHPGQGWIWEPGGLGVFDPGINALSILTRILPEPVFLTEAELSFPSNRQAPIAANLSLSTASDLPIAAEFDFRQTGPQSWDIRIETDAGQLKLSLGGARMTADDQPMVDEKEREYPGLYRRFVELTKTGAGDVDLAPLRLVADAFLLGRRQFVEPFED
- a CDS encoding aldose epimerase family protein — encoded protein: MAEARITRDVFGSLPDGREVERVTLRGAHGFEARIITYGAALQTLLVPDAQGLVDDVVLGHDDLLSYVKLRKFFGATVGRYANRIAKARFSLDGQDLRLDANNGAHALHGGPDGFDRKLWQIVATEDGAQPSVTMLYVSPDGEANYPGRLDVRVTYQLTGPMELAVSFSARTTRTTVVNLTNHSFFNLDGLAAGSDILDHRLTVEADHYLAIDETAIPLEGPPHAVAGTPFDFREPHAVGARIRADDPQIKCGRGYDHNFCVRQQAGVRLAARLASPRSGRVMELLTDQPGLQVYSGNYLDGTVTGKGRVYRQSDALCLEPQVWPDSPNRPDFPSARLAPDDVYKHETVYRFSTAGASA
- a CDS encoding SMP-30/gluconolactonase/LRE family protein, which gives rise to MEQVPTTILCDERCHLGEGPTYDPHTDTAWWFDIREGLLFEAKIGSGELRRHGLGRMASALGRIDANRQLIVAEDGLYIRSIADGALSLYLPLEADNRATRSNDSRVHPSGTFWIGTMGRNAECGLGSIYALHRGEIIRLFPNVTIPNAICFSPDGAIGYFADTDENVLYRVALDPETGLPRGEPEVLLCHAGVGGLDGAVVDAEGRIWNARWGGGCVDVYSPQGEHLRSIAVPASQASCPAFVGPGLSRLLVTSAWQDMDAAAKAADPGHGQTFLLEVGAHGRAEPDVKLSI
- the chvE gene encoding multiple monosaccharide ABC transporter substrate-binding protein, whose translation is MLNFKTIMAAALAGLGVVALSGAAMAQSKPTIGIAMPTKSSARWIDDGNNMVKVLKERGYNTDLQYAEDDIPNQLSQVENMVTKGAKVLVIAAIDGTTLSDALKQAKEKGVTVIAYDRLIRDTPNVDYYATFDNFQVGVLQAQSIVDKLGLKDGKGPFNIELFGGSPDDNNAYFFYNGAMSVLQPYLDSGKLVVASGQKGMDKVATLRWDGATAQARMDNLLSAYYGNKRVDAVLSPYDGLSIGIISSLKGVGYGSGNQPMPVISGQDAEVPSVKAILRGDQYSTIFKDTRDLAKVTADMVDAALSGKQVQVNDTKTYNNGVKVVPAYLLKPVVVDKSNWEKVLIGSGYYKKSQVE
- the mmsA gene encoding multiple monosaccharide ABC transporter ATP-binding protein; the encoded protein is MTAILEMRGVSKSFVGVQALRDVSFTVEAGEIHALVGENGAGKSTLMKVLSGVYPYGRYEGQIIFEGEERRFRDINDSEALGIIIIHQELALIPLMSIAENIFLSHAPQRFGVIDRDEVYRRTQQLLAQVGLKESPDTLITDLGVGKQQLVEIAKALSKRVKLLILDEPTASLNEADSQALLDRLVTFREQGISSILITHKLNEVARVADRITVLRDGRSVDSIDCRAEPVLEDRIIKSMVNRDMAHRFPERQPKIGEPVFTVENWSVYHPQHSDRQVIKNVNFQVRRGEIVGIAGLMGAGRTEFAMSLFGRSWGVNITGRARLEGHDVNLNSVPAAIDAGLAYVTEDRKQLGLILADDVRKNITLASLSQVAPNGVIDDIAELKAASGYRGRMRIRCSDVYQEAGQLSGGNQQKVVLSKWLMTDPKVLILDEPTRGIDVGAKYEIYCIIQELADAGRGVVVISSEMPELLGICDRICVMNDGAFVGEFAGPEATQEKIMRAIMRNETIKNQETAA
- the mmsB gene encoding multiple monosaccharide ABC transporter permease, coding for MTDKTVSLPEEKSHSGFLKNNLRSYGMLLSLFVIMLFFQFMTDGTLLQPLNLTNLVLQNSYIVIMALGMLLVIVTGHIDLSVGSVAGFVGAVAAVLMVRYHVDFPLAIIACLIVGAAIGAAQGYWVAYFGIPSFIVTLAGMLVFKGLALALLQGQSVGPFPGTFQKLSSGFIPEFMPSAAHLYPTSLAIGAVLTLILVYASVKGRAREVEHGIEVEPFGFFAAKNVVLAGALMYFTYLIASHRGLPNVLVIMTALIALYGFMTRRTVIGRQIYAVGGNAKAAKLSGIKTERLVFMTFVNMGVLAALAGLIFAARLNTATPKAGLGFELDVIAACFIGGASAYGGVGRVGGAVIGAMIMGVMNNGMSILGIGIDYQQVIKGLVLLGAVCIDVYNQRR
- a CDS encoding rhodanese-like domain-containing protein, translating into MTSPTPSHLPRNASDQPRQTTPTELRRRWRAGEEVALLDVREEGPYSLSHPFFAVSLPLSQIELRILDLVPRLNVPVVVYDDGEGYAARAVPRIHALGYTDVAMLAGGLSGYARHGEVFRDVNVPSKAFGELVEAIRHTPSLSADEAKALIERESNLVVLDARRFEEYRTMSIPRGVSVPGGELAFRARELAPSPDTTIIVNCAGRTRSIIGTQSLINAGLPNKIYALRNGTIGWTLAGHQVERGRTARMLERPEASYATALADAKAWAERVGVGVLDAATFARYQAEAGTRTLYCLDVRTPEDYAAGHPAGFASAPGGQLVQATDEWVGVRGARLVLFDDDGVRARMTASWLKQMGWDVAVVGPDVVGTTETEIRAARRPPLPQLGDAAISAEQLAADAAAWTIVDLTRSPSYKAGHIPGAHFVLASRFSSDLVKLPGDGPIVLTSDDGAEAAFALADARAATTRELRALTGGTRAWTAAGHVLESDRSSWISPADDVYKRPYEGTDNAAEAMQAYIDWELQLVAQLANDSVSNFHVV